Genomic DNA from Halanaerobiales bacterium:
CTCCTATCAATTCTACCTGGAATTAAATTAAATTTTTCTGGAACCCCATACTGTCCTGAACTATTTTTGGCAACCAAACCTTCCTCAACTAATTCTTCTAATAATTCTCTAAAATATTTTCTTTGATCATCAGCTATCTTGAATTTTTTATATAATTCTTCAATAGTAACTGGTTTTTTTGCTGTCTCACGTAAATACTTTAATAATCTTTGTCTTGCACTCATAATTAATCAATCCTCAATTTTATAATTTTTCTTTATTTCTCTTTCTTTTTATCTTAAAGTCCTAAATCATCAGAAATAGATTTCATACCTTCTAATGATAATTTAATAAATTTTTCTAAATCAAGTCCCATTTCTTCACAGGAAGCAATTACTTCTCTATCTGCTCCTTTCGCAAAAGAACTTTCCTCATAACGATTCATTACAAATTCAGTATTAACAGCTTCTAACTCCTTATCTGGATGAATTAAAGCTGAAGCAACTATCAATCCTGAAAGTGGATCACTTGCATAAAGAGCTTTATCCATTAAATTCTTTCGTGGAAGTTCATGTTCTCCATTATGAACCTTTACCGCATATACTATATCTTCAGCAAGTCCTAAATCCTCTAACATTTCTGCTCCAACTAGACTGTGTCTTTCTGGATCATCTTTAGTTTCTTCATAATCAATATCATGTAATAAACCTGCTAATTCCCACTTTTCTTTATCTTTATCAAAATATTCAGCTAAACGTCCCATAATTGCCTCTACAGCCAAACAATGTTTTACCAAATTATCCTGCTCAATATTTTCTTCAACAAGTTCTAACGCTTTTTCTCTTTCCATCTTATCTATCCTCCTCTACTTTTTTTAAATTCTTTTAATCTTCTAAATTTACTCTCAT
This window encodes:
- a CDS encoding HDIG domain-containing protein gives rise to the protein MEREKALELVEENIEQDNLVKHCLAVEAIMGRLAEYFDKDKEKWELAGLLHDIDYEETKDDPERHSLVGAEMLEDLGLAEDIVYAVKVHNGEHELPRKNLMDKALYASDPLSGLIVASALIHPDKELEAVNTEFVMNRYEESSFAKGADREVIASCEEMGLDLEKFIKLSLEGMKSISDDLGL